The following proteins are co-located in the Gloeocapsa sp. PCC 7428 genome:
- a CDS encoding type 1 glutamine amidotransferase domain-containing protein: MTNKRILIAVTSHEELGNTGKKTGFYLSEVTHPYDVFTRAGYDVDFVSPKGGKAPMDGVQLEDPINKAFLDDPDKVKQVENTLQPSQVDPTQYDAIFYAGGHGTMWDFPNNEQLAQIAANIYEQGGVVGAVCHGPAGLLNIKLANGEYLIKGKTVSGFTNEEEAAVELTEAVPFLLESTLKERGAEFTKAPKFEAHVVKSDRLVTGQNPASAAGVAEQMLQLIENRAATASPATV, from the coding sequence ATGACGAATAAAAGAATTCTAATTGCGGTCACTAGCCATGAGGAACTTGGCAATACAGGGAAAAAGACAGGCTTTTATCTTTCTGAGGTGACGCATCCTTACGATGTCTTCACGCGCGCAGGCTACGACGTTGACTTTGTTAGCCCCAAAGGTGGAAAAGCACCGATGGACGGCGTGCAACTTGAAGATCCTATCAACAAAGCATTTCTAGATGACCCTGACAAGGTAAAACAAGTTGAAAACACGCTGCAACCGTCGCAAGTCGATCCGACTCAATACGACGCTATTTTTTATGCAGGTGGTCATGGGACAATGTGGGATTTTCCTAACAATGAACAACTTGCCCAAATCGCGGCAAACATTTATGAACAAGGCGGTGTTGTCGGTGCCGTTTGTCACGGACCTGCGGGACTACTCAATATCAAGCTTGCGAATGGCGAGTATCTCATCAAAGGTAAAACCGTGTCTGGGTTCACAAACGAAGAAGAAGCCGCAGTGGAACTGACTGAAGCCGTGCCATTTTTACTCGAATCAACATTGAAAGAAAGAGGCGCAGAATTTACGAAAGCACCCAAATTTGAAGCACACGTTGTGAAAAGCGATCGCCTCGTCACAGGACAAAACCCCGCTTCCGCCGCAGGCGTCGCCGAACAAATGTTGCAATTAATCGAAAACCGCGCTGCAACTGCCTCACCCGCCACAGTCTAA
- a CDS encoding TetR/AcrR family transcriptional regulator, producing the protein MGKDTTKIALLKTGARFLKEKGYNHTGIQEVLQATGVPKGSFYYYFKSKEDFGLEIIENDAREHNRFLDKYLKDETISPLTRLQRYFEAKYEEFASLQCREGCLLGNLGQELADQNERFRLRLEAIFAEWRDRYIDCLQQAQAIGELSPDLDVHILADFCLNSWEGALQQMKVTKSPAPLQTFMSVMFDVVLKR; encoded by the coding sequence ATGGGCAAAGATACGACAAAAATCGCTCTTCTCAAGACAGGTGCGCGCTTTCTTAAAGAAAAGGGATACAACCACACTGGGATACAGGAAGTCTTGCAAGCAACAGGAGTACCCAAAGGTTCGTTTTACTATTACTTTAAAAGCAAGGAGGACTTTGGATTAGAGATTATTGAAAATGATGCCCGCGAACACAACCGATTTTTGGACAAGTATCTTAAAGATGAGACAATTTCTCCTTTAACTCGCTTGCAGCGCTATTTTGAAGCAAAATACGAAGAATTTGCGTCGTTACAATGTCGTGAAGGTTGTTTATTAGGTAATCTTGGTCAAGAGTTAGCGGACCAAAATGAAAGGTTCCGTTTGCGCTTAGAGGCGATTTTTGCCGAATGGCGCGATCGCTACATTGATTGTTTACAGCAAGCCCAAGCTATCGGAGAACTCTCACCCGATTTAGACGTACATATTCTCGCTGATTTCTGCTTAAACAGTTGGGAAGGCGCATTACAACAGATGAAAGTCACTAAAAGCCCTGCCCCTCTACAAACTTTCATGAGTGTGATGTTTGATGTCGTTCTCAAGCGTTGA